AAATGATACTACTCTTactctttgtctgtttttagtGTTGCATTTACCTCAGATCTCCACACGGCACAGTGCTTGATGCTCCTTGAAGGTACATAAGATGTTTGTCCTCAACATGATCCTTAGCTAAACCTAATCTCTCCATTAGACCTTTCCTTCTAACCTTTTCACTCTAATCTGGCATAATAATCTATCCCCTTTTAGTTAAATGGGGCACTAAACTTCCAGACAaattaccaaaccactgaaaccACAATCAAGATCTTGCAGTTCAAAGATTCATTATGCTCACAAGTGTCCTCATTCAGTCATTCCAGCGTCTGTGAAGAGGCTGGTTCTTCTGGGACGATGAGGCAGTTTGATGCTTTGATCACTCCCTTTCAGAGCACACATCACTGACACAAACACCCTCACATTTTGTTGCTCGTGTTGTTGATTTATTAGGATCAGAGAGAGGCTCACAAGGGATCTCCAGCATCTAGAATGAGGACATTTTATTCTAATGTGTTTTACAATGTTTGAACATCAGCTCTCTACTTATCTAAAGTCAAGAAcgataaaaaatgtaaagcagGTGTGTCTCCTCGTACAACTTCTACTTTGGTGTTAAGCCAAAAAACTACAAACAGACCTCGCTTATATCTTTGAAGAGATATAAACATGGTCGACCTCCAGAAAATACAACATAAGACCAAACTGAACCTTGGTTATACCGTATTTTATTGTCATCCTTGCAGGTCCAAGTTGTCCAAATGATTTCCAACATATCTCTAAATTAAAAGTACACACACCAAGTCAAATGTTTGAGTTACATTTAGAATACACAGAGCAAAAATAATGcttgaatataatataacatttcattGGTTTACTGCCTCGTAGCACCAGGGGAGCATTAGACTCGAGGGAGAACAGCATTACTTTTTAGCAACAGAGGTCTCAATGAACCATATTAAATAGAGATAATTGCAGTTTTTTCTTGTTAACTTTATTGCAACATGTGTAATTTCTTGCACTTGTATCTATAACTGATCCTCATTTGTAGACCTAAATAAGTCTGACAAAAGAGATTGATGTTTTCTTACCATAAATCACAATAACCTGCAGGTTTATTTTACAGATATTCCCCAGAATGAACAGGCTTCTTTCGCTGAAAATTAAGCATGAAATGTAGTCTCAGTTCTCGCCATGAAAATCACTAACTATTGTAAAGCCAAGCACATTGCATCAGGGTGAATCACTCActcttcacagtgcagataatacaGTGGAAACAACTCCGTCATTCACAGTAAAACGGAGGAAGGGGCAGTGGTTACAGACAACTAACAAGTATACGAGCATAAATTAGAAATATGCTGCGagcacaaataataaaacagctgGTCTTTGTGCATATCTTAAGTGTTATGATACGCTCTGTGTTTGGATTTTACCAAATATCAATTTTAAGGAATGAAGAGAATTCTTTGTGTTGGCATGTTGGTGCAGTGTACCAGCACATCCACCAGAGGGGGCAAGAGAGCCACACACTAATAAGTTTCACTCCTCGTCAAAAGTCCTTTCTGCTACATCGTAATTCCacttaaaaacaattacaaataaatgtcacATGTGGCTTCTAATAGAGACACACtggataaataaaacatcacatctgTGTATGAGTCTTGTTCCCAATCTAACTCCAAGTCACATTTCATCATTAAAAGTGCCTCGTGGTCCCTTGTTCACATGCAAAACAGCAGCCTAGAAGTTTtgcatcagctgcacatcaaagtaaaataaagacagaaaaagtcCCCCAGAGAGAGCTGCAAATGTTTTCTgatcatcaaataaaaaataaaatgacacaaagtaaaaagGTCATACAGTTATAAAGTGAGACTTATGTGGAAGTACACATTGATCAGAGGGGTGAGGTCTTGACTTActttttggaaacattttttatcCAAGCAGGCCCAGAGGTGGGTTTGTTTTGTATACCTAAGCAGGGTGGTGTCAGGGGATGCGAGGCACAGGGTGCAGCAGTGTCATGTGCTCGGCGCCGTTGAAAGGCAGACGCTGAGTGCAGTAGTGGTGCACCACCTCTGGGATGCTGGGGAACACGCAGCTGCTCTGGTCCAGGGTGTAGCCGTTCTCTTTGGTCTGAGCAACAATGATATGAACGCAGCCTTGGCTCGtcctgagtcacacacacaagaggaaaggagaggaaataatTACCAATTTTACACACAATCCAAAGCTGATACATCAGCCTGAGAGGTTATGAAAACAGAATTcatttgtgaaaaaaaaaacatgaatactGTTGTGATCTTATAATACTGATTTCACTTACTGGtgcactttatatattttttaagttcAAAGATAAAGCTAGACTTGTTCTATATTTGTCTTATATCATGAAAAGACCTAAATGAACAATGTATTCTGTCTGTCGTTCCCAATAAAATCGgtaaatatattcatacatttttataaaaggcTAAATAATTCCCCAAAATAGCTTGATTTGATACACATTTGTGACatttgatggtgtgtgtgtggggtttacCTGAATTAAactacatatttattgtaatgAAAGAACATGTTAGCcggtgcaacagtgtggcttaCGGATGTGTGAAATGTAGTGTTGGTTAAAGgcatttgttgacaataagaagaATATTGAAAATgaccagccttatcctttaaagaGTTATggtaaaaaagtaaattatgATACAAACCAATGTCCACTGCTGAGTATACAACTGGACCAAATACAGTTTAATCCTCTCATCCTACACAGGATGTGCTCAATATGTAATAGTTCAGCTCTTGAGATGCACTTTCAGGCTGCACTCACTTGAGGGCGATGGAGTACTTGCTGTTGTCCGATTCACTGTTCCTGACCAGGAAACTGGCCTCTTTGCAGGACTGCAGCTGAAACTCCGCCTCCTGACGAGTCACACAGCCATGGTACCAGCTGAGACAGAAGGTGGGGGGGGTTACTTTTCATCTGCAAGTGATGAGTCTATAACCTCATTTCAAACAAGCCCCTTGGAAATGAGCGAGACTCTTACGTAAGTAATACGGAAATCTATTTAAAAATTGAGTTTATTGCAAGAATAAGAAACATGTGCAGACAAATTCTGacatacataacatttaaatttctttttaaatacttttacagtattaaatatgtacatttaatgtgtgaaatCCCAACATTGAGGTTTTCTCACCTCTGTTTCTCAAGGGGCAGGGAGGGGTCAACACAGCAGGCCTCAGTTTCAGCGTTGCTGCTGAGGTTGGAGGGGGGCGACAGGGTCGGAGGAGAGGATCGCAGGATCTTCTGGGTCCAGCTTTTCTGCCTCagatgctgatgctgctgctgatgctgctgctgctgctgcagcggaGGCTGGGCCGGTGGATGCTGCGGCTGCCTGGTGAGCGTGGGGTGAGGAGTCTCATCTTTGGTTTGGCGTTCAGAGCTGTCGAACTGTGCTGGGGGGaaaagagacgagagaagatATGAATTCATGTAAAGAAACAACTGAGTTTGAACTGGGTGCTGAAGCCTCAAGTAAATATAGAATAAGAAGATAGTTTGATGATTCATGCAGGATGTTACTCAGTATGCTGTTGGTCTATGCgccatataaaatataaatgtgagcGCAGGCATGAGTTGATCTTTTTTGAACAAATATGCTTCATAGTGATCCAAggcagagaagagggagggttGGAGATGTATTATATAAATGCTACTGATTACGAGTTCAGCAAAACTGTAACCATATAACAATCTAACAGGATAACCTTAAGTGagtgatgtatttatttgagtTACTTTTAGAAGCGTTGCTATTTGAGGTTTCAGGAACAATTTTAAAGCGCAGGGAATTCAGTTCAGATGTGCAAACATTTCCTCTGTTTCACTATAGAAGTATTCCCACAATTGTAGCTAAGCGTGTTCTCAGACATCATTTTGTCTGCTGTCAACTTGGGTGTGGTGTATCAAACGTCTGACAGTACCTGACAGAGTTTTCACGATATGCTCCTTCTTCCACTCCCAGGGCAGCTCGTACTCAGTGGAGGGTCGTGGATCCAGCTCGGGCCGTGTGACCGCCGTCTTATCCCCGTCACCGTTTCCCTCGTAGGGGACGTCATATATCTGTAAAGGCACAGGCTGACCCTCCTCCACCATTCCCTCGCTCGCCtccatcagcacacacaccttcagcAGGTCCTTGGACCCCCGGCGTCTGATCTCTGGCAGGTAGAAAACAAGGGATTAAAGATTAAAATCTCTTCTGAGAGATCAGTACAGAACCACCATCTGGAGAGGAAGACTCGAGTGGTGAGACTTTAAAACACTGGAAGCTGTCAACATCAAGTCTGTGAACACCAGACGAAACCTGCCACAGCATGGACTGGGAGGGTGTCCAAATCAAGATTATTGACAGGCTTCAATAACCAGAACAGAAAGAATGGTTAGGATACCAGGTTCTGACAAAACCATTTGCTTGTGTTTATCCTTTTCATTTGGCAATAATGCTGTTATCTTTGTTGGTAATCTGTTAATAAATGCTTAATAAACTGTAAATTAATACATTGTGTTCCAGAAGATAAGGAGTTATAGCACTCAAAGGGATTTTACACAAAGTGGCTGCCCAGAAGTTCTTCTTATTAATGGCTTATAACTCATCACATCAcaggtacaagtggccgaaatgggttttctcagacgggtggctggcgtctcccttagagatagggtgagaagctcagccatccgtgagagactcggagtagagccgctgctcctttgcgttggaAGGAGACAGTTGAGGTgattcgggcatctagtaaggatgccacctgggcgcctccctagggaggtgttccaggcacgtccagctgggaggagaccccggggaagacccaggactcggtggagagattatatctcctcgctggcctgggaacgcctcaggatcccccagttggagctggaggatgtgggccggagaagggaagtttggggttccttactggagctgctgcccccgcgacccgaccccggataagcggtagatgatggatggatggaactcATCActaactagagctgcaacgatcaACAAAAGATAATCGGCAGCTATTgggataattgattaatcgttttcAGCCCCTAAATTACAGAgctctgttttatatgatattaaagtgaatatcttcgGGTTCTGGACTGACAAGACATTTAACGACATCACCTtgaactttgagaaactggaatgaaatattttatgacattttatagaccaaatgattattgGATTAATCTAcaaaaaaaatagtttgttgCGGCCATATCAATAAAACATAGTAAATTATATATGAACtattattaaa
This region of Cottoperca gobio chromosome 11, fCotGob3.1, whole genome shotgun sequence genomic DNA includes:
- the LOC115016185 gene encoding SH2 domain-containing adapter protein E-like, which translates into the protein MAKWFKEFPINLKNGTDRIRSASESGSQPRANRAGLMASIGTKTAGSKTSIRKNSSGDSTGGGGGGVGSLLSGRNRKNSAIELSKNAASTAKDGNVWDNLLSGKSRKNSKVEPVFEEQHRPLKSSPSANSYINRLIRVDKQDKSPNFNNGTITNQAAPEAEKPVQCKTEPVIILEDYADPFDAQKTRETREPERVGENDGYMEPYDAQQMITEIRRRGSKDLLKVCVLMEASEGMVEEGQPVPLQIYDVPYEGNGDGDKTAVTRPELDPRPSTEYELPWEWKKEHIVKTLSAQFDSSERQTKDETPHPTLTRQPQHPPAQPPLQQQQQHQQQHQHLRQKSWTQKILRSSPPTLSPPSNLSSNAETEACCVDPSLPLEKQSWYHGCVTRQEAEFQLQSCKEASFLVRNSESDNSKYSIALKTSQGCVHIIVAQTKENGYTLDQSSCVFPSIPEVVHHYCTQRLPFNGAEHMTLLHPVPRIP